ATTTAATAGTATCTATCCTTATAATCTAAATGTAAATTTCTTCGAATCTAGTTTATTCCATTAGTATGATTGTTCATTAAGAATGAGTCGATATGATTTTAGTTTttacttatttaaaataatttcaattgacaaaaaattaattattttattttatttaaatatttttaaatttaaaattttgactcGATAAATATAATGAatcggaaatcggaccgctaccagcgctagaatccagatcgacttaaggtcgccaggacccgtagcaagtctattatatattttgtacatctaattatgtatgggattatatcagatgtacaagatgtatagtagacttgctatgggtcccggcgaccttaagtcgatctgaattttagcgttggtagcggtccgatttccggatgTTACAatagattttattaataacataagTCAATTCATTCAATGAAAACGAACAAGGTACGTGCCGCTCatgtgtatgtatatatatatatatataacggtatttttcttttctatgaGTAACGAAAGACAAATAAAATGacgtataatatattttttattattaaaaatgaattataataagaaaaaaCTAACTTTGTCATTTTACGTTTATTGATTTTACCTActccttatatatatatatatagaaagtgaatagtaaaaataataaattttttaataaatctttAACTGTGCTATgaatagttaaaaattaaaaagaagttaaattttaatacaaaCATTATGGGATTTCaaaatgattatgtttatgctaAACTAGTAAGtggtataaaatttatttaacatggaaaaccattattttcagaaaaaaaaattattataagaaaaataaaaaattgagaaaaataatattatgcaACTATCATTTTTGTGAAACGAGCATACAATTTGGCTTTATATGGTTTTTACATGAATTGTCTTgcaatgaaattaaataatcacatctaaatttatgaatttattataaaaattaaaataaaaatttaatttaatttaataattattaagtttatttttacacGAGATACATCTTTATAGTAGAAACACTCCCAACTAGTTAGAAGTAATCACTCTTATTAATGGTGGCCTCGTAATCAAAGCCAGTGGTTTTTTAATTCCAGAGGCAAAACATGAGGTTGGTTGACTAGCCAACTGTTTCTTCCGGTAAAGGTAACCGTGGCAGCCAATCAGAGAAGGGTTTCCACCGGCTACAGTGGGTTCCTCTTCAGAAACGCCGGTTCGCCAAGTGGAGTTTCACCTCTCGAGGGCCTATAAATAAGCCCACTCTGGGACTGGTGAGCGTATACTTCCCATTGAAGAGACAAGCAGAGCACACACTATTATAATAGTAGAATTTATAGTTTTTGATATATAGGGAAacacagaaaaaagaaaaaaaacaaaaaagccaTGGAACGTGGAGGCAGGCTCCATCGCTATCGCAAGCATGCAAAGCAACCAGTAGCCAGCTCTGGTAAAATTTCTACTGACGGTTTCGTTTTTTTGgggcttttttttaaattttcttctcatttttttatCTTCATTAAAGCTCATTTCCTTTTATTTCGTCTTTATGATttgaaagaattttttttcctttttttttcgtTGATGAATTTATCTAAGATCAGTGGTGATAGACCCCATGCATGTCTAGATTTTTCCCCTTGAAATGGTCGTTTCGATGCGTGTTAAATTTTGGATTTCTGTTCTTAATTAGCATGCAAATGTCTTTTCAGGCTGATCAACTTcgattcttttttttcttatgattattatcaaaaagaaaaaaaatataaagagagagggagaaattccattttctttcatgttttatagAACAGATTTTTGATGGGggaaaaagttattttattgtTATATATGGAAAATATTTAACAAGGTTTTCAGCGGATTTTGGCATGAACAAACGAAGTTTATGTGAGAAAAAGGTGACCTGTTTGACCTGATTCTCCATTTACAGTAACGGTTGTTTTCAATGTTTCtgcttttaaataattatgagATTTAATATCGTTTTCATATGTCATTTGCTAATTCACTTGATGATGTGGCAGGCATGCATGCAATAGCTGCTGACTCATTCAGATAGAATTCATAAATTTCATGCATGGTTTCTTTTCTTCGTTTTTTTCTATACAAGTAATTAATTCTTGAAATCaatctttttattttgtatacaatttttttaaacaaaagaaCTGTTTATTTAGCGTAATCCACATAGAggatttgaataataaaagtgCTACTAATTTGGTTAAACAAGGAAAGGAAGGGAagagttaaatattttaaaaaaaaaaaaaaaactgaaaagtaTTTTGACTTTTGACCAACTGAACGTGAGCTAGGCCCTACTCATGGGTTTGGTGCGTACCCCACACACAATGCTGTTTCTGTTCGATGTATGTGGGACCCGTGGGTCCTACTTCCTTCTAAATGGAGGCACATGGTCTTGCAAGTTGCTGAGGTGGCATTTATATCACTTTTTTGTTTTCAGGTTTTTGGTCTGCTGAGATGGCAAAATAACGGACAAAACATAGAAACTGCAAACCTGCTCCCTTTAACTCTCAAGATGATTTTTTCAATGGATGGGTGTTGTGACGAGTagttttacatatttttttaaaaaataaaataaaatattttatttttatgataaagaaaatattcgtttagaatattttattttttaataaattaatcgagtgtaaatagaatttatttttaatttagtgaGTTGAAAACACTTATAgttataaataaacaaaaaaaaatgacTTTTTTCCTTTCACTTTTCTGTTGATTGCAGGTCCAGGCAGTAGTTTAGCCCCAGCGAACATCAATCCTCCAAGGCTTCCCAGTTTCAGCCAGATCAAGGCCAACGAAGGCAACTCATCAACTGCGACGCAAGCCAACCAGCTCGGCCACCAACCAAGGCCTTGCATGGTCCGTGAACAGGACCAGTACATGCCAATAGCCAATGTGATTCGCATCATGCGTCGTATCCTCCCAGCTCATGCTAAAATCTCTGATGATGCTAAGGAAACCATCCAAGAATGCGTATCTGAGTACATAAGCTTCATCACTGGAGAGGCCAATGAACGCTGTCAGCGTGAGCAGCGCAAGACTATAACTGCTGAGGACGTTCTTTGGGCTATGGGAAAGCTAGGCTTCGATAACTATATTGAGCCTCTCACTTTGTTCCTCAACCGCTATCGTGAGACGGAGAACGACCGTAGCTCTATACGCGAAAACATCTTGAAGCGCAGCAGCGCTGGAGTTGTGGAATATGGGATGCCTGCTTTTGTTCCAAGTTTCCCCATGGGGCCTCCTCCACCGGCATTTGGTGGTTCACTGATTGGTGGATACTACAGGAATGTGTCTGATTCTGCTGCTGGCCTTGGAGGTGGGTCTTCTGATTCAAACCCAAATCCAAATCCCCTCGCTAACTTTGATCCGTTTGCTCAGTTCAAGTAACGACATGCATGATAGCTAGCTGAACAAGAAAGTGATAAGATTAAAAGGAATAAGTTAAGGGATGttatattaaaactataattaattaaacaagAATATAGCTGATAAAAGGATGGTACAAGAGACCATGTGTTTCTCTTCCATGCAAGGAGAGAAAACAATGGCTCCCTCCTGTGCCTTGTTTCCTAATATGTAGttgccttttctttttattggaCTGCTAATCTTGTAGCTTACTAGCTTTATCTGCTCTTATTATGAAATGCTTTACCCATAGTATGGGGAAGACctaatattaattaatctattttgATTTTGCCTTGTCTTCTTCATATGTTTAGCTAAATGATGCTGCAGTAGGTAGGAGGAATTGGTCCATGGGACTCTATTCCCTCTCCCAAGCATAGGAAttattgaagaaaaaaatatttgccTAATATATATAGCTGTTAATTAACGCCAATTACCAAATGGAATTGAATATTTATAACATATTAAAAAAGTTTGTAGAGAAATGTGAGTTTTTATGTATTAATTAGAAATCTTCAACCACATCAAGTAGGAGAACATCATGACTTTGAGGATTAATGGTGAAAAACAGGCTTCTCAGTATGTGGATCTTGTATCTGTATTTTTCATTTCGAGATCAACTCGAATACATATTTATTGAGAATGTttgaaccaaaatcaaaaggacaAGAGATGATCCTAAAAACCAAACGGTTTTTGGAGGTTTCAAATCGAAtccaaccaaaattaaaaaaataataataatggtaTAAGAACCGAATTGTACTGAATCgaatttatttaactatttaattttaattttatcttttattttaagaaaaataccaAAATCGAATCATAATCGTACgcaaaaattgatttatatatattatatagatatttaaataattttgaatgatattataattctaatGTATACTTCCAATAATATGTTTTATGAATCatataaattcaataaaattatacacaGATAATtgcaatattatttaattattaattattttttattattttatttaatcaatttagttaattaattataatttatactatttaaataaattacatatatatataatatctaTACTAATAGaatgagaataaaaaattactaaaataattatatatatatacttataattattatatatatatatatataataacaatataaaattattatactttttaatcattaatcaattattataaatatactattataatttaactaatttaattaattaattaaagttgacctatctaaataaattatataaatgcactatattataaattactaaaataattatatatagattgAAAAGTATGTATATATACTTCTAATTGTTATTAgtagctatatatatatatatatatatatatatataattattatatattttagtcactaatcaattaataaaaatttataaaagtaaaattcaattaatttaatttattaattatattttattttatttaaataaattatattatagattatgtccatattaataaaatttatactaataaaatataaattattaaaatcaattttatatatatatatatatatatacttgtaattattattattatttctatatatatatataattattaaccatattatataaaattaaaaataaaataaattaaaataattgtgactatttaaaaaatatattattaaactaaattacataattttagatattaaattacgtaattttactataaaaaataaaaaaaattaaatatatatgtaatataTTAGATAAATGATAAAAACTCGTctagttaaaatttattttttgtaaaaacattacaataaagtttttaaaaattttattagaaatttttgtctttaaactatattatatttgattatttaatatttttatatattttaaataaaaatattatataatattataaatatttaatattattttaaaattaaaatatgagatttattaatttgatataaaaaatatcagTACTATATGataagtatttaattattttatttaaatttaaattttattatagaaattaaaaattattttaaaattaaaataaatattaaaattgaatcgaaataaaaaatatataaaattatatcaaaattctattaaaatttaatttcaattctaattttaaaaaatttaagaaattaattttcaattctaatttcaatttttataaaaaattattgcgGACTGAAATCGGAACCACACACCCATTAAATATAGATATGATATTTGAAAAGACTGCTTTGCTAACTTTGAGTTCTTGCATTGTTGTTGCTAAAATACCATCAACTTAATCCTCGTTTCCTCTCTGcctaatttcataatttattatgtttaatttttaagCACAAAAGATAATCAacacataaatttaatttaatattgttcATCAATTTGACTACCATGAACTATATTCACGATGGCTCAgctattttatcaatttaacgGAGATTCActgatttaatgtatttttttatttttatataattttttaaataaaatatattaagagaatattatatatttatatatttaaaaaagatataaaaaataaaataatactaaaCAAAAATTGATCTCAGGGCTTTGTTCCAATCACCCAAAACAAATTGATCTCAGGGCTCTGTTCCAATC
The genomic region above belongs to Manihot esculenta cultivar AM560-2 chromosome 3, M.esculenta_v8, whole genome shotgun sequence and contains:
- the LOC110610680 gene encoding nuclear transcription factor Y subunit B-9, translated to MERGGRLHRYRKHAKQPVASSGPGSSLAPANINPPRLPSFSQIKANEGNSSTATQANQLGHQPRPCMVREQDQYMPIANVIRIMRRILPAHAKISDDAKETIQECVSEYISFITGEANERCQREQRKTITAEDVLWAMGKLGFDNYIEPLTLFLNRYRETENDRSSIRENILKRSSAGVVEYGMPAFVPSFPMGPPPPAFGGSLIGGYYRNVSDSAAGLGGGSSDSNPNPNPLANFDPFAQFK